Proteins co-encoded in one Chaetodon auriga isolate fChaAug3 chromosome 9, fChaAug3.hap1, whole genome shotgun sequence genomic window:
- the sash3 gene encoding SAM and SH3 domain-containing protein 3, translating into MLRRRPSNASEKEQVQKKKLTLQRSSSFKDFMKHKPTSPVTLDKEFTLEENGAEGVTAEEAVKSGSKLGKKWRNVISRTMTRKTSKMVQKALAEEGGESGEELSPVSSEWIPDLTAGQRTSVCSTGSEDAMPSPITRQLSGSSDRQSLDSGYCQRDSMRLEENGVSYNGPFCGRALVHTDFTPSPYDVESLKLQKGDIIYIIEKPPVGTWTGKLNNKVGSFKFIYVNLLPEESPPARRRHRSSKTLRDKSKPKTLEEVLDSIGLTELSSLLSMHGFQSLEDFAGLKESHLNELNITDPEQRSKILSASELLRDSEDESEPEEEDRSGEKVKEPRDSGCFESSENLENGREEPKTEEEHQDEASEEQTKQEAEKHEQEKQTEQLDAVQEQLQELTVDEGS; encoded by the exons ATGTTGAGGCGAAGGCCCTCTAACGCCTCGGAGAAGGAGCaggtgcagaagaagaag CTCACTCTGCAGAGGTCGAGCAGCTTCAAGGATTTCATGAAGCACAAACCCACCTCGCCTGTCACCTTAGACAAAGAGTTTACCTTAGAGGAGAAT GGGGCTGAGggtgtgacagcagaggaagctgtgaAAAGTGGCAGCAAACTGGGAAAGAAATGGCGCAACGTCATCTCCCGTACCATGACCCGCAAAACATCCAAGATGGTGCAGAAGGCTCTGGCTGAGGAGGGG GGTGAGAGCGGTGAGGAGCTGTCCCCCGTCTCCTCTGAATGGATTCCAGATCTGACTGCAGGACAGAGGACGTCTGTGTGCTCCACAGGCTCAGAGGACGCCATGCCCAGCCCCATCACCCGCCAACTGTCAGGCA GTAGCGACAGACAGAGCCTGGACAGCGGGTACTGCCAGAGGGACAGCATGCGGCTGGAGGAGAACGGCGTCTCTTACAACGGACCCTTCTGCGGCCGCGCTCTGGTCCACACGGACTTCACTCCCAGCCCCTACGACGTGGAGTCGCTCAAACTCCAA aaaGGAGACATCATCTACATCATTGAGAAGCCTCCTGTGGGAACCTGGACAGGGAAGCTCAACAACAAAGTGGGCTCCTTCAAGTTCATCTACGTCAACCTGCTGCCTGAAGAGAGCCCCCCGGCCAGGAGGAGACACCGCAGCAGCAAGACGCTCCGAGACAAATCCAAACCCAAAACcctggaggaggtgctggacAGCATCGGCCTCACT GAGCTGAGCTCTTTGCTGTCCATGCATGGCTTTCAGAGCCTGGAGGACTTTGCAGGACTGAAGGAGTCTCACCTCAACGAGCTGAACATCACAGACCCAGAGCAGCGATCCAAGATCCTGAGtgcctctgagctgctgagagACT CTGAGGACGAGTCCGAgccagaagaggaggacagatcTGGAGAGAAAGTCAAGGAGCCGAGAGACTCGGGCTGTTTCGAGAGCTCGGAGAACCTGGAGAACGGACGCGAGGAGCCAAAGACGGAGGAAGAGCACCAGGATGAAGCATCGGAGGAGCAGACAAAGCAGGAGGCGGAGAAACACGAGCAGGAGaagcaaacagagcagctggatGCCgtgcaggagcagctgcaggagctgacGGTGGACGAGGGGTCTTga